In Chrysiogenia bacterium, the sequence CCCACGCCGATCTCGAAGCCCATCTGGAAAAAATCATCTCTGACTGCAAGGACCCGGCAGCCGGACTCTACGGCCCCGATTCCAAGATCTGGCAGGTCAACAAGGAAGCCATCATCTTCCTGGGCGCCGGGCGCGCCGCGCTGCTGCAGACGGCCCACCCCTTCGTCGCCCACGGCGTCGACCAGCACTCGCAGACCAAGACCAATCCCGCGGGTCGCTTCCAGCGCACCTTCGCCAATGTCTTCGCCATGGTCTTCGGCGACCTGGATTCGGCGCTGACCTCGGCCAAGCGCGTGCACCGCATCCACGACATGATCACCGGCAAGATCACCGAGCGCGTGGGCGCCTTCGATGAAGGCAGCGCCTACGAAGCCAACGACGAGGACGCCCTTTTCTGGGTGCATGCCACGCTCTGGGATACCTCGGTCCTGATCTACGAACTGCTCTTCCGCGATCTCAGCGACCTGGAAAAAGAGACCTACTACCAGGAGACCAAGAAGTTCGCCTACCTCTTCGGCGTGCCCGACGAGCGCATGCCGAAAAGCTGGACCGACTTCATGGCCTACAACGAGCGCATGTGGGAGTCCGATACCCTTGCGGTCGGAGCGCCCGCGGCCGAGCTGCGCAAGTTCCTGCTCTCGCCGGCCGCGCCCTGGCAGAAGCCGATCATGGACTGGTACAAGATCATGACCGCCGGCCTGCTGCCCCCGCGCATCCGGCACCTCTATCGCTTCGAATACGGGCGGCTTGAAAAGCGCATCTTCGATCTCTCCATCCAGGCCATGCGCCTTGGCATTCGCATCGTGCCCGGACAGCTTCGCTACTTCCCGGCCTACAAGGACGCCAAACTCCGCCTCAAGGGAATCGAGGGGCGCGACCGGATCGGCGCGCTGATGGACAAGGCCGTGATCGTCGGCATGAAGAAGGCCAAGGCGGCCGCGCAGAAGAACGCAACGGAGGCGGCATAGTCATGGAGCACTGGCAGGAGACACTCGCCACCGCGCAGGGCCGCAACATGGTCGACCGCGACCGGCTCGAAGCGGCACTCGAGAAAGTCCGCAGCAAGGTCAAGGACCCCAGCGTCGGGCTCTTCGGCCCGGGCTCGATTGCCTGGCGACTCTACCGCGAGCAGGTGATGGGCGTGGGCGGCGGCCGCGCGCTGCTTCTCCAGACCGCACATCCCTTTGTCTCCCATGCCGTGCAGCAGCACTCGGCCTACCAGACCGATCCCCACGGGCGCGGCGAGCGCACGTTCAAGGCGCTCTTTGCCTGGCTCTTCGGCGACATGGAAAAGGCCTTCGCCGCCGCGCGGCGGACCTGGGGCGTGCACGAGCGCATTGTGGGCGACATCGCCAACCGCGCGGGCCCCTACGATCAGGGCGAGCACTACGC encodes:
- a CDS encoding DUF2236 domain-containing protein; amino-acid sequence: MSVTHADLEAHLEKIISDCKDPAAGLYGPDSKIWQVNKEAIIFLGAGRAALLQTAHPFVAHGVDQHSQTKTNPAGRFQRTFANVFAMVFGDLDSALTSAKRVHRIHDMITGKITERVGAFDEGSAYEANDEDALFWVHATLWDTSVLIYELLFRDLSDLEKETYYQETKKFAYLFGVPDERMPKSWTDFMAYNERMWESDTLAVGAPAAELRKFLLSPAAPWQKPIMDWYKIMTAGLLPPRIRHLYRFEYGRLEKRIFDLSIQAMRLGIRIVPGQLRYFPAYKDAKLRLKGIEGRDRIGALMDKAVIVGMKKAKAAAQKNATEAA